A window of the Hypomesus transpacificus isolate Combined female chromosome 22, fHypTra1, whole genome shotgun sequence genome harbors these coding sequences:
- the LOC124484786 gene encoding uncharacterized protein LOC124484786 produces the protein MGWLHYDKVDFHQVRTKHGGGTRHLTVEKTVTMEELLEIGKGLFFPNGQSSKGLVEGLQFDIRDFSHNPVPLESTVSQLYDQTKLRMLRIYTCSRQNDQIDPDDVSILLSDTSSDFEPTKESPMKTRKVQRRSLRNKTRKYQSEKTGNDHQVDHLQRSSNSAPSVSTERNDERTGEPIIQDQPLLAEVLNSPSYDDVGIHSGHSTSRLGSEEEYVMTGSYQDAEELPCEDSDFRLAFDIQETLEDSEVQFGPISDYDGDDQDYTLPWNPHDLTTTQHSSLNDGPVLLNSIPASPEKNEKEVQYVKLRRVSIVQDVLNVFMDPKVLTVNLKMELKNEKAVDSDGVSREVYSAFWEHFLEQCEGEDERVPRLQPDYSEKEWQAVGRVWLKGYLDHNILPIRLSPAFILACCQGVSSVDEELLMMSFARFLSVSERASVEQALQGNMDETAEEDLLDLFSRMGSHILPSKDNLRPAILTMAHKVLLQEPKFIIDCFHSSIHCIHNAVPMSITKDSIMELYESKRPTNKKVAKIIKPSSENLNQQEQTALNHLLRYVRSTDQKKLEIFLRFCTGSTVLCKGTIEVTFNRLCGLSRRPVAHTCGAVLELPCTYSSYPDFRAEFDSILSGNCFEMNIL, from the exons ATGGGATGGCTCCACTACGATAAAGTGGATTTTCATCAAGTCAGAACAAAACATGGAGGTGGAACACGGCACCTGACTGTTGAGAAAACCGTTACTATGGAGGAGCTACTGGAGATTGGCAAAGGCTTGTTCTTTCCAAATGGACAATCTTCGAAAGGACTGGTTGAAGGCCTTCAATTTGATATCCGGGATTTCAGTCACAACCCTGTACCCCTTGAGAGCACGGTGAGCCAGCTATACGACCAGACTAAACTACGAATGCTACGCATCTATACCTGCTCCAGACAAAATGATCAAATTGACCCTGATGACGTCTCAATACTTCTTTCTGATACATCATCGGACTTCGAGCCTACAAAGGAGAGTCCAATGAAG ACCAGGAAAGTGCAGAGGCGATCTCTAAGGAACAAAACCAGAAAATACCAATCCGAGAAAACTGGAAATGATCATCAGGTGGACCATCTACAGAGATCTTCCAATTCAGCACCCAGTGTTTCAACAGAGAGAAACGATGAAAGA ACAGGAGAACCAATAATTCAAGACCAGCCCCTCCTCGCAGAGGTCCTCAACTCACCATCTTACGATGATGTTGGGATTCATTCTGGCCACTCCACGAGTAGGCTTGGATCTGAAGAAGAGTATGTAATGACTGGGTCATATCAAGATGCAGAAGAGTTGCCCTGTGAAGACTCCGATTTCCGTCTCGCCTTTGACATCCAGGAAACTCTTGAAGACTCTGAAGTACAATTTGGACCCATTTCTGATTATGATGGTGATGATCAAGACTACACTCTTCCCTGGAATCCACATGACCTCACCACCACGCAG CATTCATCACTGAACGACGGACCTGTATTGTTAAACAGTATTCCTGCATCaccagaaaaaaatgaaaaagaagtCCAGTATGTGAAATTAAGACGAGTAAGCATAGTTCAAGATGTGCTTAATGTCTTCATGGACCCCAAAGTACTCACGGTTAATCTAAAAATGGAGTTAAAAAATGAGAAAGCGGTGGACAGTGATGGTGTATCAAGAGAGGTGTACTCTGCGTTCTGGGAACACTTCTTGGAACAGTGTGAGGGGGAAGATGAACGAGTGCCCAGATTGCAACCAGACTATTCTGAGAAGGAATGGCAAGCTGTTGGAAGAGTTTGGTTGAAAGGATATTTGGACCACAACATCCTCCCAATCAGACTGTCACCAGCTTTTATTCTTGCCTGTTGTCAAGGAGTCAGTTCAGTGGATGAAGAACTCTTGATGATGTCATTTGCCAGGTTTCTTTCAGTGTCTGAGCGAGCATCGGTTGAACAAGCACTACAGGGCAACATGGATGAAACTGCTGAGGAGGACTTACTTGACCTTTTCTCAAGGATGGGCTCACACATCCTGCCTTCTAAAGACAACCTCCGGCCTGCCATTTTAACAATGGCACACAAAGTTCTTCTTCAAGAGCCAAAGTTCATAATTGACTGTTTCCACTCCAGTATTCACTGTATTCACAATGCTGTCCCCATGTCCATAACAAAAGACAGCATAATGGAACTTTATGAATCTAAGAGGCCAACAAACAAGAAAGTAGCCAAGATAATAAAGCCATCAAGTGAGAACCTGAATCAACAGGAGCAAACAGCACTTAACCACCTGCTGCGGTATGTGAGAAGCACTGACCAAAAAAAACTTGAGATATTCTTGCGCTTCTGCACAGGAtccacagtactgtgcaaaggCACAATCGAAGTAACTTTTAACAGGTTGTGTGGTTTAAGTCGCAGGCCTGTGGCACACACATGTGGAGCAGTTCTTGAATTGCCATGCACCTACAGTTCATACCCAGACTTTCGTGCAGAGTTTGACAGCATCCTATCTGGCAATTGCTTTGAAATGAATATTTTGTAA
- the LOC124484787 gene encoding uncharacterized protein LOC124484787 produces the protein MEAVERTGGCPRIARGDRGTENVKVRDFQRFLRRNIHDGSAIDSYIEGASTANQRIESWWGFLRKESIEFYISLFVDLKDRGLFDGGYLDKSLIQYCFIGIIQDELDEMICVWDSHVIRPSKNDRVPSGRPKIMYMFPELYATHDCVSSVESADVQLCRSGCTFRPAVPCDIDIYNLCNVLMVESQLVLTADAYQALDLYLHLRNTIISSL, from the exons ATGGAGGCAGTGGAGAGAACTGGTGGCTGTCCACGGATTGCCAGAGGTGACCGGGGCACCGAGAATGTAAAAGTCAGAGACTTTCAGCGTTTTCTCCGTCGCAATATACACGACGGTTCTGCCATTGACAGCTACATTGAAGGAGCGAGTACAGCAAATCAGCGAATAGAAAGCTGGTGGGGCTTTCTCAGGAAGGAGTCGATTGAGTTCTACATCTCTCTGTTTGTTGATCTGAAAGACCGTGGTTTGTTCGACGGTGGATATTTGGACAAAAGTCTAATTCAGTACTGCTTCATAGGTATCATCCAG GACGAGTTGGATGAGATGATCTGTGTGTGGGATTCGCATGTCATCAGACCATCAAAGAATGACAGAGTACCAAGTGGTCGACCCAAAATCATGTACATGTTCCCAGAGCTCTATGCAACTCATGACTGTGTTTCCTCAGTGGAAAGCGCTGATGTACAGCTGTGTCGGAGTGGCTGCACATTTCGACCAGCAGTGCCATGTGACATAGACATCTACAACCTTTGCAATGTTCTGATGGTAGAGTCACAGTTGGTTCTCACAGCTGATGCTTACCAGGCCTTGGATTTGTACCTGCATTTGAGGAATACGATCATATCCTCTCTTTAA